The following proteins are co-located in the Pseudarthrobacter siccitolerans genome:
- the glgX gene encoding glycogen debranching protein GlgX yields MAMPLFDTAASTTDASMALPLGVSVPRPDVARVGLTSNGKASAAQANVACYAPGVRNLEIVYKAPGGDWRVQALPNVSQGVHHGLVDNLPYGSRYGFREAAAGHSLPVAVPAGGIDDDGRQPLLLDPYGRAVDQSDGFLTSVRMAGDFDWGQDARLKLPWRDTIVYEAHVRGQSMLHPDVPEELRGTYAGLAHPAILEHLKSLGITSVQLLPVHFHLDEPHLQDLGLTNYWGYNTAAFFAPHPGYATKAAQEAGPQAVQDEFKGMVKALHGAGLEVILDVVYNHTAEGGADGPAISFRGLGEDKYYRTDGHGKYVDTTGCGNSLDFSQPRVVQLVLDSLRHWVDEFHIDGFRFDLAVTLCRNAANEFDPKHPFLVDIAADPVLADVKLIAEPWDVGYGGWQTGRFPAGWADWNDHFRDAVRSFWLADRAALESGGQGGSVSRLADVLSGSAALFAASGRSRLASLNYIASHDGFTMNDLVSYDRKHNEANGEQNRDGHGDNRSYNHGFEGPTEDGLVLARRAQSRRNLMASLMVSLGVPMITAGDELARTQQGNNNAYCQDNAIAWLDWTRTPESHEMLRSTKRYIRLRKEFLAAQPSDFPVRDEQSYLYWFDQAGQPMSMERWHDPQDRVMQLLLGSDDGTLAGLVVVNGSTSDVEITLPRIIAEGAPHRMFELRLTTSPLHELRQGIRVSSGEKDLVEANSMNIYRT; encoded by the coding sequence GTCAGTGTCCCGCGCCCGGACGTGGCCCGGGTTGGTCTAACGAGCAACGGAAAGGCATCCGCGGCGCAGGCCAACGTGGCCTGCTACGCCCCGGGTGTCCGCAACCTGGAAATTGTCTACAAGGCTCCCGGCGGCGATTGGCGTGTCCAAGCACTGCCCAATGTGAGCCAGGGCGTCCATCACGGGTTGGTGGACAACCTGCCGTACGGCTCGCGGTATGGCTTCCGTGAAGCAGCGGCGGGGCATTCCCTGCCGGTGGCTGTGCCCGCCGGCGGCATTGACGACGACGGCCGGCAGCCGCTGCTGCTGGACCCCTATGGCCGTGCGGTGGACCAGTCTGACGGTTTCCTGACGAGCGTACGGATGGCCGGCGACTTCGACTGGGGGCAGGACGCGCGGCTGAAGCTGCCGTGGCGGGACACCATCGTTTATGAGGCGCATGTCCGCGGGCAGAGCATGCTCCACCCGGACGTGCCCGAAGAACTCCGCGGAACGTACGCCGGCCTGGCACACCCTGCCATCCTGGAGCACCTCAAAAGCCTCGGCATCACGTCCGTCCAGCTGCTGCCCGTGCACTTCCACCTGGATGAGCCGCACCTGCAGGACCTGGGCCTGACCAATTACTGGGGTTACAACACCGCCGCCTTTTTCGCCCCGCACCCCGGCTACGCCACCAAGGCTGCGCAGGAAGCCGGCCCCCAGGCTGTCCAGGATGAGTTCAAGGGCATGGTCAAGGCGCTGCATGGCGCCGGGCTGGAAGTCATCCTCGATGTGGTCTACAACCACACGGCTGAGGGCGGCGCCGATGGCCCGGCGATCAGCTTCCGCGGCCTGGGGGAGGACAAGTACTACCGCACCGACGGGCACGGCAAGTACGTGGACACCACCGGCTGCGGCAACAGCCTGGACTTTTCCCAGCCCCGTGTGGTCCAGCTGGTCCTGGACTCCTTGCGGCACTGGGTGGATGAGTTCCACATCGACGGCTTCCGGTTTGACCTGGCAGTGACGCTCTGCCGGAATGCGGCCAACGAGTTCGATCCGAAGCACCCGTTCCTGGTTGATATCGCAGCGGATCCGGTTTTGGCCGATGTGAAGCTTATTGCCGAACCTTGGGATGTGGGTTACGGCGGGTGGCAGACCGGGCGGTTCCCGGCGGGCTGGGCGGACTGGAATGATCATTTCCGGGACGCCGTACGCTCCTTCTGGCTGGCCGACCGGGCTGCCCTGGAGTCCGGCGGCCAGGGTGGTTCGGTTTCCAGGCTCGCGGACGTCCTGTCCGGTTCCGCAGCCCTCTTTGCCGCCTCCGGCCGTTCCCGCCTGGCCTCGCTGAATTACATCGCCTCCCACGACGGCTTCACCATGAATGATCTCGTTTCCTATGACCGGAAGCACAACGAGGCCAACGGCGAGCAGAACCGGGACGGGCACGGCGACAACCGCAGCTACAACCACGGTTTCGAAGGCCCCACCGAGGACGGCCTGGTCCTGGCCAGGCGTGCGCAGTCGCGCCGCAACCTCATGGCCTCGCTGATGGTTTCCCTGGGCGTCCCTATGATCACGGCCGGCGACGAACTGGCGCGGACGCAGCAGGGTAACAACAACGCCTATTGCCAGGACAACGCCATCGCCTGGCTGGACTGGACCAGGACGCCGGAATCGCATGAGATGCTCCGGAGCACCAAGCGGTACATCCGCCTGCGCAAGGAGTTCCTGGCCGCACAGCCCAGCGACTTCCCGGTGCGGGACGAACAGTCCTACCTCTACTGGTTCGACCAGGCCGGCCAGCCCATGTCCATGGAACGCTGGCACGATCCGCAGGACCGTGTCATGCAGCTCCTGCTCGGCTCCGACGACGGCACCCTGGCCGGCCTGGTGGTGGTGAACGGCAGTACGTCCGACGTGGAGATCACCCTGCCCCGGATCATTGCGGAGGGCGCTCCGCACCGGATGTTCGAGCTGCGTCTGACCACCTCGCCGCTGCATGAGCTCCGGCAGGGGATCCGGGTTTCGTCGGGGGAGAAGGACCTCGTCGAAGCCAACTCCATGAACATTTACCGCACGTAG
- a CDS encoding ribonuclease domain-containing protein, which yields MRNRNTLSLLLGALLVLVLLAFGGTGVLGQLTQNTTPGGTSSAEAPPSTLTSSVPAPPVSQAAPPEASARGNPSDLSEVRESELPAEGRGTLALIRAGGPFRYSQDGQPFGNFERILPRKDRGYYREYTVPTPDESDRGARRIVAGNGGEKYYTDDHYGTFRFIAEGS from the coding sequence ATGCGCAACCGCAACACCCTGTCCTTGCTGCTGGGTGCGCTCCTGGTGCTGGTGCTGCTGGCGTTCGGCGGCACCGGCGTCCTGGGCCAGCTGACGCAAAATACGACGCCGGGGGGCACCTCGAGCGCCGAGGCCCCGCCCTCGACCCTCACGTCTTCTGTGCCGGCGCCGCCTGTGTCCCAAGCGGCGCCACCTGAAGCGTCCGCGCGTGGGAACCCGTCGGACCTGTCGGAGGTGCGTGAGTCAGAGCTTCCTGCCGAAGGCCGCGGCACCCTCGCCCTGATCCGGGCCGGGGGTCCCTTCCGTTACAGTCAGGACGGCCAGCCGTTTGGGAACTTCGAGCGGATCCTGCCGCGGAAGGACCGGGGCTACTACCGGGAGTACACCGTGCCCACGCCGGACGAATCAGACCGTGGAGCCCGGCGCATCGTGGCCGGCAACGGCGGGGAGAAGTACTACACGGATGATCACTACGGGACATTTCGATTCATAGCGGAAGGCAGTTAG
- a CDS encoding barstar family protein, producing MKIYSGETWTLEELQEQVVDAGRRSLVVPAADSRKAVLETFGEVLNFPEHYGVNLDALNDSLHDFADSITDNGNPPVTVLWQVAAPFRGDRSFGIICEILQDAERYAGKDLAVTAVLL from the coding sequence ATGAAGATCTATTCCGGTGAGACCTGGACCTTGGAAGAGCTGCAGGAACAGGTGGTGGACGCCGGGCGCCGCAGCCTGGTGGTCCCGGCCGCGGACAGCCGGAAGGCCGTCCTGGAAACCTTCGGGGAGGTCCTCAACTTCCCGGAACACTACGGGGTCAACCTGGATGCGCTGAACGATTCCCTGCACGACTTCGCGGACAGCATCACGGACAACGGCAACCCCCCGGTCACGGTCCTCTGGCAGGTGGCCGCGCCGTTCCGCGGCGACCGGTCCTTCGGGATCATCTGCGAGATCCTCCAGGACGCCGAGCGCTATGCCGGCAAGGACTTGGCCGTTACCGCGGTCCTGCTCTGA
- a CDS encoding thiamine pyrophosphate-requiring protein — MNDRTVADLVVERLETWGVSRVFGYSGDGINGFMGALRRAGGRVEFVQARHEETAAFMAVGHAKYTGGVGVVTSTQGPGAVHLLNGLYDAKLDGVPVVAIVGQQSRTVLGSAYMQEIELTVLFKDVAAQYVQQVNAPEQLPMVLDRAFRTAKATSSPCVVILPHDIQSAPAPELQQEHGVVVTAPSWSTSAKTPRTEDLDAAAAILNGAEKVALLVGQGARHAGAEVVAIAEQLGAGIATSLLGKPYVDETLPFAVGTMGHLGTTASAHLLGNCDALLIVGSNDPWTEFYPPPGAARAVQIDIDERKIGNRYPVEVGLAGDAAAALQALSSRLTARSRGQWRDDVEQEVVRWRALAEERAAVPASPVNPERVVRELNGRLPANAQISVDVGSCVYWYARQLVLPPGVPAHLSGTLASMGCSIPYGIAAKLAHPDRPLVALAGDGAMQMAGIAELVTVAHRWRQWQDPRFIVCVFNNRELTEVTWEQRESEGEPRFKDSQELPDFPFAGYAELLGFTGIRVEDPELLADAWERAFAADRPVVIDVLTDPEVPLLPPFPGGKEKAESMRKALAGEDGGGRALDLLETYTRQEERG, encoded by the coding sequence ATGAACGACCGCACCGTGGCAGACCTGGTTGTGGAACGGCTGGAAACATGGGGCGTCAGCCGTGTTTTCGGTTACAGCGGCGACGGGATCAACGGTTTTATGGGCGCCCTCCGCCGGGCCGGAGGCCGCGTGGAATTCGTTCAGGCCCGGCACGAGGAAACCGCGGCCTTTATGGCGGTGGGCCACGCGAAGTACACCGGCGGGGTGGGAGTAGTCACCTCCACCCAGGGACCTGGGGCCGTCCACCTGCTGAACGGCCTCTACGACGCAAAGCTCGACGGTGTGCCGGTGGTGGCAATCGTGGGACAGCAAAGCCGGACAGTGCTGGGCTCGGCCTACATGCAGGAAATCGAGCTCACCGTTCTCTTCAAGGATGTTGCCGCCCAGTACGTGCAGCAGGTCAACGCCCCGGAGCAGCTGCCCATGGTCCTGGACCGTGCCTTCCGGACGGCAAAGGCCACCTCATCCCCGTGCGTGGTGATCCTGCCCCACGACATCCAGTCCGCACCCGCGCCGGAGCTGCAGCAGGAACACGGCGTTGTGGTCACCGCCCCGTCCTGGAGCACATCAGCCAAGACCCCGCGCACCGAAGACCTGGACGCCGCCGCCGCGATCCTTAACGGTGCGGAGAAGGTGGCACTTCTCGTTGGCCAGGGCGCCCGGCATGCCGGCGCCGAAGTGGTGGCCATCGCGGAACAGCTTGGTGCCGGGATTGCCACCAGCCTCTTGGGCAAGCCGTACGTGGACGAGACCCTGCCGTTCGCCGTGGGCACGATGGGACATTTGGGCACCACGGCCAGCGCGCACCTGCTGGGCAACTGCGACGCCCTGCTGATCGTGGGATCGAACGATCCCTGGACGGAGTTTTATCCCCCGCCTGGCGCCGCCCGCGCAGTCCAGATCGACATCGACGAACGGAAGATCGGCAACCGGTACCCCGTTGAAGTGGGACTTGCCGGCGACGCGGCAGCCGCACTCCAGGCGCTCAGCTCCCGGCTGACGGCCCGTTCGCGCGGACAGTGGCGGGACGACGTCGAACAGGAAGTGGTCCGCTGGCGCGCCCTGGCGGAGGAACGCGCCGCCGTGCCGGCCAGTCCGGTGAACCCGGAGCGGGTGGTGCGGGAACTAAATGGCAGGCTGCCGGCCAATGCCCAGATAAGTGTCGACGTCGGCAGCTGCGTTTACTGGTACGCCCGCCAACTGGTGCTTCCGCCCGGTGTTCCGGCCCACCTGTCCGGCACGCTGGCCAGCATGGGCTGCTCCATCCCGTACGGCATCGCGGCGAAGCTTGCGCACCCGGACCGGCCGCTGGTGGCGCTGGCCGGGGACGGCGCGATGCAGATGGCGGGGATCGCCGAACTGGTGACGGTGGCCCACCGCTGGCGGCAGTGGCAGGACCCCCGGTTCATCGTCTGCGTCTTCAACAACCGGGAGCTTACCGAAGTCACGTGGGAGCAGCGCGAGTCCGAGGGCGAACCGCGGTTCAAGGACAGCCAGGAGCTTCCGGACTTTCCGTTCGCCGGATACGCCGAACTGCTGGGCTTTACCGGGATCCGGGTGGAAGATCCTGAGCTGCTTGCGGATGCCTGGGAGCGCGCTTTCGCGGCAGACCGGCCGGTGGTGATTGACGTTCTGACTGACCCCGAGGTCCCGCTGCTGCCGCCCTTCCCGGGCGGCAAGGAGAAGGCGGAGAGCATGCGCAAGGCCCTTGCCGGGGAGGACGGCGGCGGCCGTGCCTTGGATCTGCTGGAAACCTACACCCGGCAAGAGGAACGCGGCTAA
- the glgP gene encoding alpha-glucan family phosphorylase produces the protein MKAIRRFTVRTVLPEPIRPLARLASNLRWSWHRPTRDLFAGLNPRLWTESGEDPVGFLGLVSREELQQLAADQSVVERVRAAEEDLDRYLEEPRWYQGLGPDAPAAIAYFSPEFGITEVLPQYSGGLGILAGDHLKAASDLGVPLIGVGLLYQAGYFKQSLSRDAWQQETYPVLDPDGLPLTLLREPSPDGNGRPLQVSLPLPNNRRLLAHIWRADVGRVPLLLLDSNVPGNDEAARSITDRLYGGGGDHRLQQELLLGMGGVKALRAFQKLTGTVAPEVFHTNEGHAGFLGIERIQELMAGDEKLTFDEALAAGRASTVFTTHTPVPAGIDRFEIAQIHHFFQAGLAPAVPVDRILELGRENYADGNPSVFNMAVMGLRLAQRANGVAKLHGEVSRGMFSALWPGFDHSEVPITSVTNGVHVPTWVDSRISKLARDQFGSEAEAHGRWDLAYNVSDADVWALRREMRAALVEDVRKRLRAAWKKRGAADAELGWTDNVLDPDVLTIGFARRVPTYKRLTLMLREPKRLKALLLHKEHPIQLVIAGKSHPADDAGKKMIQDLVRFTDDPEVRHRIAFLPNYDIAMARTLFPGCDVWLNNPLRPLEACGTSGMKAALNGSLNLSVMDGWWDEMYDGENGWAIPTANNGASPDERDDIEAAALYELLETQVAPRFYGNTVSEDAGAAGPSTTSATEKVPTHWVSMIKHTLSHLGPQVSAERMLRDYVNILYRPAAEAGRSAGANSYSQARSLATWTANVRSAWPHVHVEHVDSVGVSEDPQIGDTLQVNAYVALHSLTPEDVSVEVAYGRAEESDTLAEITVMELKVQEDLGSGRHLFSGSLVIDRSGSFGYTVRVLPQHDALASKAELGLIVNA, from the coding sequence GTGAAGGCAATCCGCAGATTTACGGTCCGTACAGTCCTCCCTGAGCCGATCCGCCCGCTGGCCCGGCTGGCCAGCAATTTACGCTGGTCATGGCACCGTCCCACCCGTGATCTCTTTGCCGGGCTGAACCCCCGCCTCTGGACCGAAAGCGGCGAGGATCCCGTCGGCTTCCTGGGCCTGGTCAGCCGCGAAGAGCTGCAGCAGCTTGCCGCGGACCAGTCCGTGGTGGAACGCGTCCGGGCCGCCGAAGAAGATCTTGACCGGTACCTTGAGGAGCCGCGCTGGTATCAGGGCCTGGGCCCGGACGCGCCGGCTGCGATTGCCTACTTCTCCCCCGAGTTCGGCATCACCGAAGTCCTTCCGCAGTACTCCGGCGGCCTGGGCATCCTGGCCGGCGACCACCTGAAGGCGGCGTCGGACCTGGGCGTGCCCCTGATCGGTGTTGGCCTGCTGTACCAGGCCGGATACTTTAAGCAGTCACTCTCCCGCGACGCCTGGCAGCAGGAAACGTACCCGGTCCTGGATCCGGACGGATTGCCGCTGACCCTCCTCCGCGAGCCTTCCCCGGACGGCAACGGCCGGCCGCTGCAGGTCTCGTTGCCCCTTCCCAACAACCGCCGCCTGCTGGCTCACATCTGGCGTGCCGACGTCGGGCGTGTCCCGCTGTTGCTCCTGGACTCCAACGTCCCTGGCAATGACGAAGCGGCCCGCAGCATCACCGACCGCCTCTACGGCGGCGGCGGGGACCACCGGCTGCAGCAGGAACTCCTGCTGGGCATGGGCGGGGTCAAGGCACTCCGCGCATTCCAGAAGCTGACGGGGACTGTAGCCCCGGAGGTGTTCCACACCAATGAGGGCCATGCCGGTTTCCTGGGCATCGAACGCATTCAGGAACTGATGGCCGGGGACGAGAAGCTCACCTTTGATGAGGCACTGGCGGCCGGCCGCGCCTCCACCGTCTTCACCACCCATACGCCGGTGCCCGCGGGCATTGACCGGTTCGAAATCGCCCAGATCCACCATTTCTTCCAAGCTGGCCTGGCACCGGCCGTGCCCGTGGACCGGATCCTGGAACTGGGCCGGGAAAACTACGCCGACGGCAACCCATCAGTATTCAACATGGCAGTGATGGGCCTCCGGCTGGCCCAGCGGGCGAACGGCGTGGCGAAGTTGCACGGTGAAGTGTCGCGCGGCATGTTCTCGGCCCTGTGGCCCGGGTTCGACCACTCCGAGGTGCCCATCACGTCCGTGACCAACGGCGTGCACGTGCCCACCTGGGTGGACAGCCGGATTTCCAAGCTCGCCCGGGACCAGTTCGGCAGCGAAGCGGAAGCCCACGGCCGCTGGGACCTCGCCTATAACGTCAGCGACGCCGATGTCTGGGCGCTGCGCCGCGAAATGCGCGCCGCCCTGGTGGAGGACGTCCGCAAGCGGCTGCGCGCCGCTTGGAAGAAGCGCGGCGCCGCCGACGCCGAGTTGGGCTGGACGGACAACGTGCTGGACCCGGACGTGCTCACCATCGGGTTCGCCCGCCGTGTTCCCACGTACAAGCGCCTCACCCTGATGTTGCGCGAGCCCAAACGGCTCAAGGCACTGCTCCTGCACAAGGAACACCCCATCCAGCTGGTCATTGCCGGCAAGTCCCACCCCGCTGACGATGCGGGCAAGAAGATGATCCAGGACCTGGTCCGCTTCACGGATGATCCTGAGGTCCGCCACCGCATCGCCTTCCTGCCAAATTACGACATCGCGATGGCACGCACCCTGTTCCCGGGGTGCGACGTGTGGTTGAACAACCCGCTCCGGCCGCTTGAGGCCTGCGGAACGTCCGGCATGAAGGCCGCCCTGAACGGCTCGCTGAACCTTTCCGTCATGGACGGCTGGTGGGATGAGATGTACGACGGCGAGAACGGCTGGGCGATTCCCACCGCCAACAACGGCGCGTCGCCGGACGAACGTGACGATATCGAGGCCGCGGCCCTCTACGAGCTCCTTGAGACCCAGGTTGCTCCGCGCTTCTACGGCAACACGGTGTCCGAAGACGCGGGGGCCGCAGGTCCGTCCACGACGTCGGCCACAGAGAAGGTGCCCACACACTGGGTATCAATGATCAAGCACACGCTTTCGCACCTTGGGCCGCAGGTTTCGGCCGAGCGCATGCTGCGCGACTATGTGAACATCCTCTACCGCCCGGCGGCGGAGGCAGGCCGGAGTGCCGGCGCGAACTCGTACTCGCAGGCGCGCAGCCTCGCAACCTGGACGGCAAACGTCCGCTCCGCCTGGCCTCACGTGCATGTGGAGCACGTTGACTCGGTGGGTGTTTCCGAAGACCCGCAGATCGGCGACACGCTCCAGGTCAACGCCTACGTGGCCCTGCACAGCCTCACTCCCGAGGACGTGAGCGTGGAAGTAGCCTACGGCCGGGCCGAGGAAAGCGACACGCTGGCAGAGATCACCGTGATGGAACTCAAGGTCCAGGAAGACCTGGGCAGCGGCCGGCACCTGTTCAGCGGCTCGCTGGTGATCGACCGCTCAGGGTCCTTCGGCTACACCGTGCGTGTACTGCCGCAGCATGACGCGCTCGCGTCCAAGGCCGAACTGGGACTGATCGTCAACGCGTAA
- a CDS encoding alpha-1,4-glucan--maltose-1-phosphate maltosyltransferase: MTTNSGTRAALDNKPKGRITDGLRFGRFPITAVEPVVEGGKFSAKALPGEGIVVGATAFREGHDQLGVSAVLLDPEGNERQRVRLAAPRGERGMGTDRWEGILTPSDVGNWSFVIEAWHDRYGTWHHNAEVKVAAGIDVELMLAEGAALLGEASEDGSRSEADRATLRWVAERLADGSLSPEERLAAGFSQGVADIVGREPIRELVTVSEQFPLLVERDLAGRGAWYEFFPRSEGAVRDHETGTWTSGNFRTAANRLDAVAAMGFDVLYMPPIHPIGIQHRKGPNNTLIAGPNDPGSPWAIGAKEGGHDAIHPDLGTFEDFDAFVARANELGLEVALDLALQAAPDHPWVQSNPEWFTTRVDGSIAYAENPPKKYQDIYPLNFDNDPEGLSNEILRIVLLWVSHGVKIFRVDNPHTKPVWFWEWLIEQVNKEVQGVVFLAEAFTRPAMMHALGRAGFQQSYTYFTWRNTKKEITEYFTEVSHESSAFFRPNFFVNTPDILTEYLQFGGPAAFKIRAALASTASPLWGVYAGYELYEHVARPGAEEYIDNEKFEYKARDWDAADRSGRTLAPYITRLNAVRHAHPALQDLQNLTVHYSTDDSTVVYSKHKTLPDGSKDTIIVVVNIDPHVTKECSVSLDLAALELDPDDLTANGGFYVDDLISGESWEWGEFNYVRLDPHIEPAHILSVRRAHQ; this comes from the coding sequence GTGACGACTAACTCAGGAACCAGGGCCGCATTGGACAATAAGCCGAAGGGCCGCATCACTGACGGCCTGCGGTTTGGACGTTTTCCCATCACCGCCGTAGAGCCGGTGGTCGAGGGAGGAAAGTTCTCCGCGAAGGCCCTGCCGGGCGAGGGAATAGTCGTTGGAGCCACGGCATTCCGGGAAGGGCATGACCAGCTTGGGGTCAGCGCCGTGCTCCTGGATCCGGAAGGCAACGAACGCCAGCGCGTGCGGCTCGCAGCCCCCCGAGGGGAACGCGGCATGGGAACGGACCGCTGGGAAGGCATCCTCACGCCGTCGGACGTTGGCAACTGGTCCTTCGTCATCGAAGCCTGGCACGACCGCTACGGCACCTGGCACCACAACGCCGAGGTGAAGGTGGCCGCCGGAATTGACGTGGAGCTGATGCTCGCCGAGGGTGCGGCCCTGCTGGGTGAAGCGTCCGAGGACGGCTCCCGCAGCGAGGCGGACAGGGCAACGCTGCGCTGGGTCGCCGAGCGGCTGGCCGACGGCTCCCTCAGCCCGGAGGAGCGGCTCGCCGCCGGGTTCAGCCAGGGAGTGGCCGACATCGTGGGGCGCGAGCCCATCCGCGAACTGGTGACAGTCTCCGAGCAGTTCCCGCTGCTGGTGGAGCGCGACCTCGCCGGCCGCGGCGCCTGGTACGAATTCTTCCCCCGCTCCGAAGGCGCCGTCCGCGACCACGAAACGGGGACGTGGACCTCCGGCAACTTCCGCACCGCCGCCAACCGCCTTGACGCCGTTGCCGCCATGGGCTTCGACGTCCTGTACATGCCGCCCATCCACCCCATCGGCATCCAGCACCGCAAAGGTCCCAATAACACCCTGATCGCCGGTCCCAACGATCCCGGTTCGCCGTGGGCCATTGGCGCCAAGGAGGGCGGCCACGATGCCATCCATCCGGACCTGGGCACGTTCGAGGACTTTGACGCTTTTGTGGCCCGCGCCAACGAACTCGGCCTCGAGGTCGCCCTGGACCTGGCGCTGCAGGCCGCACCGGACCACCCCTGGGTGCAGTCGAACCCGGAATGGTTCACCACCCGCGTGGACGGCAGCATTGCCTATGCCGAAAACCCGCCCAAGAAGTACCAGGATATTTATCCGCTGAATTTCGATAATGATCCGGAAGGCCTCTCCAACGAAATTCTCCGCATTGTCCTGCTGTGGGTCAGCCACGGGGTCAAGATATTCCGCGTGGATAACCCGCATACCAAACCGGTGTGGTTCTGGGAATGGCTCATCGAACAGGTGAACAAAGAAGTTCAGGGCGTCGTCTTCCTCGCTGAAGCCTTCACCCGCCCGGCCATGATGCACGCGCTGGGCCGCGCGGGCTTCCAGCAGTCCTACACCTACTTCACCTGGCGCAATACCAAGAAGGAGATTACGGAGTACTTCACAGAAGTCAGCCATGAGTCGTCAGCCTTCTTCCGGCCCAACTTCTTTGTGAACACCCCGGACATCCTGACCGAATACCTCCAGTTCGGCGGCCCGGCGGCCTTCAAGATCAGGGCTGCGCTGGCTTCCACGGCAAGCCCGCTGTGGGGCGTGTACGCCGGCTACGAGCTGTACGAGCACGTGGCCCGGCCGGGCGCCGAGGAGTATATCGACAACGAAAAGTTCGAGTACAAAGCCCGCGACTGGGATGCCGCGGACCGTTCCGGGCGGACCCTGGCCCCGTACATCACCAGGCTGAACGCCGTGCGGCACGCGCACCCTGCCCTGCAGGACCTGCAGAACCTGACAGTGCATTACAGCACTGACGATTCCACCGTTGTCTACTCCAAGCACAAGACGCTCCCCGACGGATCCAAGGACACCATCATTGTGGTGGTGAACATCGATCCCCACGTCACCAAGGAGTGCAGCGTCTCGCTGGACCTCGCGGCCCTGGAACTGGACCCGGATGACCTCACGGCGAACGGCGGCTTCTATGTGGACGACCTCATTTCCGGGGAAAGCTGGGAATGGGGCGAGTTCAACTACGTCCGGCTCGACCCGCACATTGAGCCCGCGCACATCCTGAGTGTCAGGAGAGCGCATCAGTGA